In Hallerella succinigenes, the following are encoded in one genomic region:
- a CDS encoding glycosyltransferase, producing MVTEDSNNTYDSRPPIFGRTVSSTFPEYFSFKHQPPGNIRTCMIPPVVFWQVLRNLPQLLKLRFFLKKKRKEHAEDDIRVAFYSDNLDEVNGIANNLRHVITYMRGHGYKAALVGSAFNTRPCGVVENGYVILLPRVFSMEQLGYANSELAIPHVRPILRLLKRYPVDIVELETPSPGAWAIAFCAKIAGIKVISHYRTDVPTYTKTLVKAKWMYRYVLMLMQIFYGFTRPVVSPCKDYKNILHNDIKVPLDKIEIIRRGIPLENYSPDFRGKGTWEKFSDLQGKVRFVYVGRISKEKNLPLLRNLWMEFRKKHDDAELMFVGDGWYLEELKKDFASAPEVHFAGVQGGETLAGLYADADFLLFPSTTDTFGNVVVEALASGTPAIVTDKGGPQDIVFEKGCGQVLPADDTAAWLAELEKCMNLRHDEVAYQKVRENAYNRSKDYTLEKAAKAQWEFYKKVYHEAYHGK from the coding sequence ATGGTAACTGAAGATTCGAACAACACTTACGATTCCCGCCCGCCGATTTTTGGCCGGACTGTTTCGAGTACGTTCCCCGAATACTTTTCTTTCAAACACCAGCCTCCTGGAAACATTCGCACTTGCATGATTCCACCGGTGGTATTCTGGCAAGTCCTTCGCAATCTGCCGCAATTGCTCAAGCTCCGTTTCTTTTTGAAGAAAAAACGCAAAGAGCATGCCGAAGATGATATCCGAGTCGCCTTCTATTCCGACAATCTAGATGAAGTCAATGGGATTGCGAACAATTTGCGCCATGTGATTACCTACATGCGCGGCCACGGTTACAAGGCGGCCCTCGTCGGCAGCGCTTTCAACACGCGTCCCTGTGGCGTCGTGGAAAACGGCTACGTCATTTTGCTTCCGCGCGTCTTTAGCATGGAACAGCTCGGTTACGCAAACAGCGAACTTGCGATTCCACACGTGCGTCCGATCCTTCGTTTGCTCAAACGTTACCCGGTCGATATCGTCGAACTGGAAACGCCGAGTCCGGGAGCTTGGGCGATCGCCTTCTGCGCCAAAATCGCAGGCATCAAGGTGATCAGCCATTACCGTACCGACGTCCCGACTTATACGAAGACCCTTGTCAAAGCGAAATGGATGTATCGTTACGTTTTGATGCTGATGCAAATCTTCTACGGCTTCACCCGTCCGGTCGTAAGCCCGTGTAAAGATTACAAGAACATTCTGCACAACGACATCAAGGTCCCGCTCGACAAGATCGAAATCATCCGTCGAGGCATTCCTCTCGAAAATTACAGTCCGGACTTCCGTGGCAAAGGCACGTGGGAAAAATTCTCGGACCTTCAAGGGAAAGTGCGCTTTGTTTACGTCGGTCGAATTTCTAAAGAAAAGAATCTTCCGTTGCTTCGCAATCTGTGGATGGAATTCCGCAAAAAGCATGACGACGCCGAACTAATGTTCGTCGGAGACGGCTGGTACTTAGAAGAACTCAAGAAAGATTTTGCTAGCGCTCCGGAAGTCCACTTTGCAGGCGTTCAAGGCGGCGAAACCCTCGCAGGCCTTTACGCAGACGCCGATTTTTTGCTGTTCCCGAGCACAACGGACACCTTCGGAAACGTGGTCGTCGAAGCTCTCGCATCGGGCACTCCCGCCATTGTCACCGATAAGGGTGGCCCGCAGGATATCGTGTTCGAAAAAGGCTGTGGACAGGTTCTCCCGGCAGACGATACCGCCGCTTGGCTCGCCGAACTCGAAAAGTGCATGAACCTTCGTCACGACGAAGTCGCCTACCAAAAGGTTCGCGAAAACGCTTACAACCGCAGCAAGGACTACACCCTCGAAAAGGCTGCTAAAGCCCAGTGGGAATTCTATAAAAAGGTTTATCACGAAGCTTACCACGGCAAATAA
- the hisA gene encoding phosphoribosylformimino-5-aminoimidazole carboxamide ribotide isomerase, producing MTLFRPCIDIHQGKVKQIVGGTLSDSDTPKTNFVSEKSPSYYANLYKKDGLKGGHVIMLGKGNVEAAKEALSAYPNGLQVGGGIHPDNAQEYLDAGASHVIVTSWVFDGAHLEMEKVEHLSKAVGKEHLVLDLSCRRTENGWNVATNRWQTVTDAVVNEALLQKLGAYCDEFLVHAADVEGLERGMDEDLIRFLAEKSPRSVTYAGGAKSIDDLVRCKEISCGRVDLTIGSSLDIFGGAGTRYEDCVAFNQEQVHEKQSL from the coding sequence ACCCTTTTTCGTCCCTGTATCGACATTCACCAAGGCAAAGTCAAGCAGATCGTCGGCGGAACCCTTTCCGACAGCGATACTCCCAAGACGAACTTCGTGAGTGAAAAGTCCCCATCTTACTACGCAAACCTTTACAAGAAAGACGGCTTAAAAGGCGGTCACGTAATCATGCTCGGCAAGGGCAACGTAGAAGCAGCAAAGGAAGCCCTGTCTGCATACCCGAACGGACTCCAGGTCGGCGGGGGCATCCACCCAGATAACGCCCAGGAATATCTCGATGCAGGCGCAAGCCATGTGATCGTCACCAGCTGGGTCTTTGACGGAGCGCACCTCGAAATGGAAAAGGTCGAACATCTTTCGAAAGCCGTGGGCAAGGAACATCTCGTCCTGGACTTAAGCTGTCGCCGCACCGAAAACGGTTGGAACGTCGCCACGAACCGTTGGCAGACTGTTACCGATGCCGTTGTCAATGAAGCTCTTTTGCAAAAGCTCGGCGCATACTGCGACGAATTCCTCGTTCACGCAGCCGACGTCGAAGGCCTTGAACGCGGCATGGACGAAGACCTGATCCGCTTTCTAGCCGAAAAAAGTCCACGTTCTGTCACTTATGCAGGCGGAGCGAAAAGCATTGACGACTTAGTCCGCTGTAAGGAGATCTCCTGCGGACGAGTGGACTTGACCATCGGTAGCTCCCTGGATATTTTTGGAGGAGCGGGAACCCGTTATGAGGACTGCGTTGCGTTCAACCAAGAACAGGTTCACGAAAAGCAATCTCTTTAA